A stretch of the Salmo salar chromosome ssa20, Ssal_v3.1, whole genome shotgun sequence genome encodes the following:
- the LOC106580198 gene encoding uncharacterized protein translates to MPVMNRPGFWTGSGLSRLFSSGELWNYDGNSKEQRLSKQDLRTAKEPSSSHRDTLKGLPQSQSVRVELCAGKSPRCETVERGVQIPEDILTGCLTKEKIQTPKSHPASPEEKRSSEKNGNKETLPPLLNVPSSLENVSICPSFSNTPKAKTVTVSSMTGSSFLSNSKELFEDCQKRYEGQRNAQDQKLPMTSCANLDAVDIDFAIKAMGDPVILNVQNDQRSQGLLSLSNNDETNHQLTSTGTEECLVSHPGSTIIEPKEAEQTMKTNIFVSNRGSLFSATFVHNTNNSGTKMSRESPSCVDSVSETGDELDAFSSSSDCLTYIEDEEKAVIDGTRGGGNTRFPHFTKMSKNGSQTQPLCLNPARIYHSSSSKPFAQSCIPLVLQMSKPVTRGWSKTTVSEEGLSEILSPVDEVLSYGSYELPPPVPHCAGYGSVSSTLLPPQPAFEVITSEEEFPPSSEGNYLYLKEDPSINSELVPPLPDDKTPHVNNTKNSGETNKDLAEGQNVFDRTENSSLIPAEEDVTDLLFSFDIGDRVLVCLSRPGVLKYKGPAAFAGGLWAGVVLDRPEGNHNGTFRGVKYFRCDRNCGVLVRAEDISPLRGTQDSDLDTEAEEDPFSDEEPPNCLKSQEDGLKEDEASAGPLEGNIYRGQNKPINDPLTTKITYKEGQLQEKWCQNPQLDCCNETPVASSSSTPMPVSSLFQIGFDSCPQTAGHNMRARFDINSWVESLTEELIQDLLMDALEIRMKNRDKGLLKEDNKQIDTVMKKDDSTANKLCFIEQWHDTLCSPAPEKVLIQPHDRDIVYRLVDTALEILLGQAKSSMIYNPEAPGYIIDEESVRVYGRIMHQLTSEILHGVLTNHFGITKSMWQTKNILSSLLSSRDFLTDLKAAVKSEVQKELNLERTDLQMKEILLTLCKYRSTKRDRVDYILIQELHKEELQWVDYSADQITVKMRLSEEIFSLLLEDTISVLKHMYMTPSF, encoded by the exons ATGCCAGTCATGAACAGGCCAGG GTTTTGGACAGGCTCAGGGTTGAGCAGACTCTTTTCATCTGGGGAACTATGGAACTATGACGGGAATTCTAAGGAACAGCGCTTGTCCAAGCAAGACCTACGTACAGCTAAGGAGCCAAGCTCCTCTCATAGAGACACTCTCAAAGGCTTACCTCAGTCTCAAAGTGTCAGAGTTGAGCTCTGTGCAGGAAAATCGCCTCGGTGTGAGACAGTGGAGCGAGGTGTGCAAATCCCGGAAGATATTCTAACAG gatgTCTGACTAAAGAGAAGATTCAGACACCCAAGTCTCATCCTGCTTCCCCTGAGGAAAAGAGATCGTCTGAAAAGAATGGCAATAAAGAAACACTTCCCCCTTTACTCAATGTGCCCTCGTCTCTTGAGAATGTTTCCATCTGTCCATCATTCTCAAACACCCCGAAAGCAAAAACAGTCACTGTAAGTTCCATGACAGGATCTTCTTTCCTATCCAATAGCAAGGAGCTCTTTGAAGACTGCCAGAAGAGATATGAGGGACAGAGGAATGCACAGGATCAGAAATTACCAATGACGTCCTGTGCTAATCTCGATGCTGTGGACATAGACTTCGCTATAAAGGCGATGGGAGACCCAGTAATTCTCAATGTACAGAACGACCAAAGATCACAAGGTCTATTGTCGTTAAGCAATAATGATGAGACCAATCACCAGTTAACCAGTACAGGGACTGAGGAGTGTTTGGTATCCCACCCTGGCAGCACCATAATAGAACCTAAAGAAGCTGAACAAACAATGAAGACCAACATATTTGTATCCAACAGAGGAAGTCTGTTCAGTGCAACCTTTGTCCACAACACAAACAATAGTGGCACAAAGATGAGTCGTGAAAGCCCCTCGTGTGTTGACAGTGTTTCTGAAACAGGGGATGAATTAGATGCATTTTCTTCCAGCAGTGACTGTCTGACCTACATTGAGGACGAGGAGAAGGCTGTTATAGATGGAACAAGAGGCGGAGGAAACACACGCTTTCCACACTTCACCAAAATGTCAAAAAATGGATCACAAACTCAGCCTTTATGTCTAAATCCAGCAAGGATATACCACTCTTCTTCAAGTAAGCCATTCGCTCAGTCGTGCATTCCACTGGTTTTACAGATGTCCAAACCAGTTACCAGAGGGTGGTCAAAAACAACTGTTTCTGAGGAGGGTCTGTCAGAAATCCTTTCCCCAGTGGATGAGGTTCTGTCCTATGGAAGCTACGAGCTCCCTCCACCTGTACCGCACTGTGCAGGATATGGGAGTGTTAGCTCCACTCTGCTACCTCCCCAACCAGCTTTTGAGGTGATCACAAGTGAAGAGGAATTCCCGCCTTCTTCCGAAGGAAATTATCTGTATCTCAAAGAAGATCCATCCATTAACAGTGAGCTTGTTCCTCCTCTCCCTGATGATAAGACACCACATGTAAACAACACAAAAAACTCTGGTGAAACTAACAAAGACCTAGCTGAAGGTCAGAATGTCTTTGACAGAACTGAGAACTCCAGTTTGATTCCAGCGGAAGAGGATGTCACAGACTTGCTCTTCTCCTTTGACATTGGTGACAGGGTTCTTGTCTGCCTTTCCAGACCTGGTGTGTTGAAATACAAGGGGCCGGCAGCATTTGCTGGTGGCCTTTGGGCAGGCGTGGTGCTGGACAGGCCAGAAGGAAACCACAACGGAACCTTTAGAGGGGTGAAATATTTCAGATGTGATAGGaactgtggtgttctggtccgaGCAGAGGACATCTCTCCTTTACGAGGGACACAAGACAGTGATCTGGATACTGAGGCTGAGGAGGATCCCTTCTCAGATGAAGAACCACCAAACTGCTTGAAATCACAAGAGGATGGATTGAAAGAAGATGAAGCCTCAGCTGGACCATTGGAAGGAAACATATACAGGGGACAAAATAAACCAATCAATGATCCTTTAACTACTAAAATTACCTATAAAGAGGGACAATTACAAGAGAAATGGTGCCAAAACCCTCAACTTGATTGTTGTAACGAGACACCTGTGGCATCAAGTTCATCCACCCCTATGCCTGTATCATCATTATTTCAA ATTGGTTTTGATTCATGCCCCCAAACAGCAGGACACAACATGAGGGCTAGGTTTGACATAAACTCTTGGGTGGAAAGTTTGACCGAGGAGCTGATCCAAGACCTTTTAATGGATGCTCTAGAGATAAGGATGAAAAACAGAGACAAAGGCTTGCTCAaagaggacaacaaacaaattGAT ACAGTAATGAAGAAAGATGACAGCACAGCAAATAAGCTGTGTTTCATAGAACAGTGGCACGATACTCTCTGCTCTCCAGCTCCTGAGAAGGTTCTAATCCAGCCCCACGACCGTGACATAGTGTACAGACTGGTTGATACTGCCTTGGAAATCCTCTTAGGCCAAGCAAAGAGTTCCATGATTTACAACCCAGAAGCACCAGGCTATATCATTGACGAAGAGAGTGTCAGAGTTTACGGACGG ATCATGCACCAACTCACCTCTGAGATTCTTCATGGGGTGTTGACCAATCACTTTGGGATTACTAAATCTATGTGGCAGACAAAAAATATACTCTCAAGTCTCCTATCAAGTAGAGACTTTCTCACCGACCTGAAG GCTGCTGTTAAATCTGAGGTGCAGAAAGAGCTCAACTTGGAACGGACAGACCTTCAGATGAAAGAGATTCTCCTGACGTTGTGCAAATACAGGagtacaaagagagacagagtagactACATTCTG ATCCAAGAGCTTCACAAAGAAGAACTTCAGTGGGTGGACTACAGCGCTGACCAGATTACTGTGAAGATGAGACTGTCTGAGGAGATTTTCAGTCTTCTCCTAGAGGACACTATATCAGTTCTCAAACACATGTACATGACACCATCCTTTTGA